CGTCTTCCTGCTCATAAGTGGAATAGAAGTAAGGTGTAAAGGCTTCGAATTCCGCGGCACAGGTATCGACCTGCTTAAATGTTGCTTCAATACCGAGCCCTTTGCGATACTGGCGGACATCCATTTCGGTTGAATCAAGCCAGAAGGCGAGCTGTTTATCCGAATAGCCGGCCTGCTTGGCTTTTTTCATGGCGGCATAGTCCATGTCCTCCAGGCGGGAAAGCTGACGCATTTCGTCTTCCAGTTCCACCAGTTGCCGGATGTGATTGAGGAACCAGGGATCGATGTCGCTGAGCTCGTGAATCTGCTCGGTTGTCATTCCCAGTTTGAACGCGTAACGAATATAGAAAACTCGATCTTCGTTGGGAACCGAAAGTTTGGACTGGATCGTATCCTTCGAAGGTTGTTTGGGAGTCCCCCACAGATCTTTCTTTCCGCCTCCCAGTCCAAAGTGACCGATTTCCAGGCCACGCAGTGCTTTCTGCAGTGATTCTTTGAAAGTACGGCCGATGGACATGGTTTCGCCGACCGATTTCATCTGCACGGTCAGAACCGGGTCAGCATCCGGAAATTTTTCGAATGTCCAGCGGGGGATTTTGGTGACGACGTAGTCGATGGTTGGCTCGAAACAGGCAAAGGTTTCGCGTGTGATGTCGTTTCGAATTTCGTCGAGTCGATAACCGACGGCCAGCTTCGCGGCAATTTTAGCGATCGGGAAGCCGGTTGCTTTGGAAGCCAGCGCACTGGAGCGGCTGACGCGGGGGTTCATTTCGATAATCGTCATGCGTCCCGTATCGGGATTGATGGCAAACTGGACATTGGAGCCCCCGGTTTCGACACCGATCTCGCGCATACAGGAGATCGTGGCATCCCGCATCCTCTGGTATTCTTTATCGGTCAGTGTTTGTGCCGGCGCGACCGTGATGGAGTCACCGGTATGCACGCCCATGGGGTCGAAGTTTTCGATGGCGCAGATGATGACAACATTGTCAGCCTGATCGCGCATGACTTCCATCTCGTATTCTTTCCAGCCGAGGATGGATTCTTCGAGCAGCACTTCATTGACAGGTGACAAGGCCAGACCACTACGGACTTTTTCATCGAACTCTTCGCGATTGTACGCCACACCGCCCCCGGTTCCCCCGAGTGTGTAGCTGGCACGAATGATGATCGGCAGGCCGATATCTTTCATGGCTACGTTGGCTTCTTCCATGTTATGCACAACGGAGCTGCGGGGGCAGTCGAGGCCGATTTTGGTCATTGCTTCTTTGAACTGATCGCGGCTTTCCGCTTTGGCGATAACTGCTTCTTTGGCACCGATGAGTTCCACGCCCAGTTGATCGAGAATGCCACGCCGGGCAAGATCCATCGCGGCGTTCAAACCGGTTTGACCACCGAGGGTCGGCAGCAGGGCATCGGGTTTTTCGATCTCGATGACTTTCTGAATGTACTGCCAGGTAATTGGTTCGATATAAGTGCGATGTGCTGTTTCCGGATCAGTCATGATCGTGGCCGGGTTCGAATTTACCAGTACGACCTCATAACCATCTTCTCGCAGTGCCTTACAGGCCTGGGTTCCGGAATAGTCAAATTCACAAGCCTGGCCGATCACAATGGGGCCGGAACCAATGATCAATATTTTATGAATGTCGTCGCGTCTGGGCACTTTCTCGGATCACTTTCACAGCAAATGTACATTATTTTCTGGCTCTGAGACCTTTCTCTGCGCAAATCTTCCCAACGTTAACAAGCACACCAGAATAATCAAGCAAGGCAGACCAGAAAGTACCAGAACCGGCTTTGAAACGTCGTCAATCTGAAATCACACCGGTATGAACAATGCCTGACACTGACAGCAGTGAGATTCTCAAGCCAGTTCCACCAACCTGGATACTTTTGTACGGTAATATTATGAGCCAGCATTGCCTTTAGTAACATGCATCGCGAGCTGCAGCAATAATTCCTTTTATTGCTTCCTTTCAGAACAATAAAACCGGATGCACGCTTTAAGCCGGTCGCAATGGCCTGATCTGTAGCCGATGCATTTCTCTAAGTGATGATTTAGAAACTCTTTGTTTTAAGGGAGGGATTTTACCCCTCTCTTTCGTTCATCAATACAGGATAAAACCTTCCCCTCCTTATGGATAAAGGGATTTCACGCATATTGCTCTGTCGGGTGAACAGGTAATGTGATTTTGTTGATCTACGACACATGTTGACAAAAAAGAACATAAACTTTTTCTGAATGAAACGATGCTCTGTTTTATTCCCAAAACTGAAAATCTTCCCTGAGTGTGTGCGTGAGAACACGTCCGGAAATTCAGGAAGTTTAAGATAAACTGCTTCGTCAGATACATGAGTCGAAATCATGGAACTCCATCAACAAATTGACATCCTCTGGATTTTAGTCTGCAGTATTTTTGTCCTGTTTATGCAGGCGGGTTTCTGCTGTCTGGAATCTGGTCTTTCGCGCTCTAAAAACAGCATCCACGTCGCCATAAAAAATATTGTCGATGTAAGTATTGTGGGAATTCTGTACTGGATTTTCGGATTCGGGCTGATGTTTGGTACGACCACCGGTGGTTTGATCGGCACCACTCATTTTCCGTTCACGAATTCAGGTTCCGATATATTTCTATCCGCGTTTTTCCTGTTTCAACTGATGCTGTGTGCGACAGCCGCCACAATCGCTTCGGGTGCCTCTGCCGAACGAATGCGTTTTACCGCTTATTTGATTCTTTCGATCGTTCTGGGGGGAATCATCTATCCAGTGTTTGGACACTGGGCCTGGACCAGTCATTTTGCGGGAAAAGCGCCCGGCTGGCTGGAGTCACTGGGATTCCGGGATTTCAGCGGTTCGACAGTCGTGCATTCCCTGGGCGCATGGGCTGCGCTGGCATCGATCATGATTATCGGGCCTCGTATTGGAAAATTCGATAAACGGGCCGGTTCAAAAAAATTACGAGGTCACAATCTGACGCTGGCCACGACCGGGGTCTTTGTTCTCTGGATGGGCTGGTTTGGATTTAACGGCGGAAGTGAATTTGGTTTTACATCACATGTACCACAGATCTTTATTAATACTTTTCTGGCTTCTGCCTGTGGTGCCGTCACTATGCTGGTGTGGCAGTTCTATCAGCGGAAACAGATCGAAATCGAAAACATTCTGAATGGTCTGCTGGCAGGTCTGGTCGCCAGCAGTGCCAGCTGTGATGCGGTCTCACCGGCATCAGCCGTGGTGATTGGAATTATCGCTGCGATCGTCATGGAAGCGGGTGTCTGGGTTCTGGAGCGATTCCAGCTTGATGACACGATCGGAGTCATTCCCGTACATGGTTTTGCTGGTGTCTGGGGCACACTGGCAGTCGCATTGTTTCTTCCTGCAGAACTCCTGTCGCATTCCCGATGGGAACAGTTTCTGATCCAGGCATTGGGTTGTGCCGTCTGCTTCATCTGGTGCTTTTCTTTCTGCTGGGTCACTTTACGGGTCATCAGCCAATTTGTTCGACTGCGTGCGACCAAAGATGAAGAAAAACTCGGTCTGAATATGGCAGAGCATGGTGCCACTTCTGAAATGTATGACTTGTTGAACCTGATGGAACTGCATATTCAAGGCGATTCCGATCTGGAAGATGATATGGACGAATACAGCGATGTCAGCCTGATTGCAAAACAATACAACCGTGTTTCGCAAGTACGGGATCTGGCCTTAAATGAGCTGAAAGACCGGACGGAAAATCTGGAATTGACCCGCCACGAACTGGAAGAAAAAGCAGCACGCTTGAAACAGGCCAATTCAGACGCAGAAGCAGCATCACGGGCCAAGAGTGAATTTCTGGCAAACATGAGTCATGAAATCCGTACGCCAATGACAGCCGTCCTGGGATACACCGATTTGCTGATTGAAGAAAGCTGGGGACGTCCGGGCAGCATTCAATTACTGGATGTGATTAAACGCAACGGGAATTATCTGCTGGAACTGATCAATGATATCCTCGACCTCTCGAAAATTGAATCTGGAAATCTGACCATCGAAACCATTCAATTTTCTCTGCTGGAAAAACTGAAAGAAATTCAGTCTCTAATGAAAGTCCGGGCCGAACACCGGGGGTTACACTTCAAGCTGACATTTGACGGTACAATCCCCATTCAGATTCAGAGTGATCCAACGCGGCTCAAACAGATTCTGATCAATCTGATTGGAAACGCGATCAAATTCTCGCCGGATGGTGGCAAAGTTTTAGTGGAAACAACGTTTTTGAACACCGCTACGGATAATCCACTGCTGGAATTCAAAATCCACGATACGGGGATCGGCATGACCGCCGAGCAGATCGCCATGCTGTATCAGCCATTCGTCCAGGCAGATTCTTCTACCACACGCAAGTTTGGAGGGACTGGATTGGGGCTGGCTATCAGCAAGCGTCTGGCTGAAATGCTGGGTGGTAATCTGACATGTGAAAGTGTGCCCGGTGAAGGGACCGTCTTCACACTGACCATTGGTATTGGTAAACCGGACCCACTGAAGTTTCATGAAAATCCACAGTTAGACTTCAAACAGATTCCAGTGATCCAGCGGGATCCGGGACTGTCTGATGTTGATTCAGAAACCATGATTACGGGAACCTGTTCGGTACTGCTGGCGGAAGACGGTGTTGATAACCAGCGTCTGATTTCCACGCTGTTAAAAAAAGAAAAAGCCCATGTAGTGCTGGCTGAAAACGGTGACATTGCAGTCCGCAGGACGTTGGATGCCGCACAACAGGGTAAACCATTTGATGTCATTCTGATGGATATGTCGATGCCGGTTCTGGATGGATATGGGGCAACCAGAAAACTGCGTGAACTGGGAATCAAAACTCCCATCATTGCTTTGACCGCGCATGCCATGACCGGGGATCGGCAGAAATGTATGGACGCCGGCTGCACGGATTACGCGACCAAACCGGTTAACCGCGAGAAGCTCCGCAATATCGTGCTGAAGCATCAATGTCTCACTGAGACAGAGCCTGTGGCTTAGATCGCACCACATTTAACTATAGCGTCTCTCAATCTATTAAACTCGGTCCAAATGGACCTGGAGACGATACAGTAAGTAAAAGTGAACGCCGGCTCGTCTTTCGCGTGAAAATTCTTGCGAATTACGTCAGCTGATCGCGATTCAGTTCCAGAAAGCGATCTGCCCAGTAGTACCCTTCCAGCAGTCCCGTTGTATCCAGGCCCATCAGATAGTACGCGATATAAATCGCTTCGATGGTGGCTAGCCCGGTCGTGGGATCTTCGAACTGTTTGGAGACGCGGGGGTAAGCCGTTTTCCAGTCAGGCAGGCTGCGTACGGGCAGCTCCTGGTAATCGGGTTCCATTTTCTCTGCCAGCCGCCAGGTTCCATCCAGAACCAGCAGGCCGGAGCCTGCGTCCGCCGGACTGATCAGCGGGCCTTCCAGCCCCAGGCGTACATATCCCTGAATGCTGTCGGCTTCCTTACGGGGGTACTTCCAGAAGACAAATTCTTCATGAGTACGCAGCGGTTGCACGGTGCATTTACTTTTGCGTTCTTTGGGGTGTACCACGATGACTGTGGGAGGATGTGAGCCGGTCACTGCTTCGGTCTTATCATCTAATGTGCCCGCATTTGCATTTCAGGCGCAGTTTGTGAATGGATAGAGATTACACAGGAAACCGGTTCAGGAAGCTTCCTGGACTTTTTTGATCAGCTCTTCCTGGGCGGCAATTTCCTGTTCGAGATTTTTGACTTCCTGGGGATCGTCCATCTGCTCTTTGGCACCGGTTAATCTCTGTCGCAGTTTCTGAATTTTCTGACGGGCTACGTCAATCTGTTTTTTCTGCTTCTTATTCAGGCTCATTGGGGGCTGCATTTCCTCTTCTTCAGGATAGGAATCACGTTTGGGACGGGTCAGTATATCAGAACGGAATAGAAAATTACA
The sequence above is a segment of the Gimesia algae genome. Coding sequences within it:
- the carB gene encoding carbamoyl-phosphate synthase large subunit encodes the protein MPRRDDIHKILIIGSGPIVIGQACEFDYSGTQACKALREDGYEVVLVNSNPATIMTDPETAHRTYIEPITWQYIQKVIEIEKPDALLPTLGGQTGLNAAMDLARRGILDQLGVELIGAKEAVIAKAESRDQFKEAMTKIGLDCPRSSVVHNMEEANVAMKDIGLPIIIRASYTLGGTGGGVAYNREEFDEKVRSGLALSPVNEVLLEESILGWKEYEMEVMRDQADNVVIICAIENFDPMGVHTGDSITVAPAQTLTDKEYQRMRDATISCMREIGVETGGSNVQFAINPDTGRMTIIEMNPRVSRSSALASKATGFPIAKIAAKLAVGYRLDEIRNDITRETFACFEPTIDYVVTKIPRWTFEKFPDADPVLTVQMKSVGETMSIGRTFKESLQKALRGLEIGHFGLGGGKKDLWGTPKQPSKDTIQSKLSVPNEDRVFYIRYAFKLGMTTEQIHELSDIDPWFLNHIRQLVELEDEMRQLSRLEDMDYAAMKKAKQAGYSDKQLAFWLDSTEMDVRQYRKGLGIEATFKQVDTCAAEFEAFTPYFYSTYEQEDETPANPDHKRRIMILGGGPNRIGQGIEFDYCCCQASFALQELGIESIMVNSNPETVSTDYDTSDHLFFEPLTTEDVLNICDRMKPDGVIVQFGGQTPLNLARGLEAAGVNIIGTSPEMIDAAEDRERFQAILEKLELHQPPNGIATDTESARNVANKIGYPILVRPSYVLGGRAMEICYDEESLVRYMNEAVNASPDHPVLVDRFLEDAIEVDVDAISDGITTLVGGVMEHIEEAGVHSGDSACVLPPHSLPESVINEIKRATHALARELKVRGLMNIQFAVKKTDDEYKVYILEVNPRASRTSPFVSKATGISLPRIAAKVMAGVSLLEQGITKEPVPKHTSVKESVFPFSRFLGVDIILGPEMRSTGEVMGISDGFAMAFAKSQLAASTSLPSEGTVFISMADVYKDMIIEPARRLIELGFKIVSTSGTARVLKEAGLEVATVKKLKEGRPNLLDMMANQEVQFIFNTPSGKGSRTDEGKIRSASVSYGVTCVTTIPGCLAVVKALEALAEDATPQVRALQDWMADM
- the amt gene encoding ammonium transporter, whose protein sequence is MELHQQIDILWILVCSIFVLFMQAGFCCLESGLSRSKNSIHVAIKNIVDVSIVGILYWIFGFGLMFGTTTGGLIGTTHFPFTNSGSDIFLSAFFLFQLMLCATAATIASGASAERMRFTAYLILSIVLGGIIYPVFGHWAWTSHFAGKAPGWLESLGFRDFSGSTVVHSLGAWAALASIMIIGPRIGKFDKRAGSKKLRGHNLTLATTGVFVLWMGWFGFNGGSEFGFTSHVPQIFINTFLASACGAVTMLVWQFYQRKQIEIENILNGLLAGLVASSASCDAVSPASAVVIGIIAAIVMEAGVWVLERFQLDDTIGVIPVHGFAGVWGTLAVALFLPAELLSHSRWEQFLIQALGCAVCFIWCFSFCWVTLRVISQFVRLRATKDEEKLGLNMAEHGATSEMYDLLNLMELHIQGDSDLEDDMDEYSDVSLIAKQYNRVSQVRDLALNELKDRTENLELTRHELEEKAARLKQANSDAEAASRAKSEFLANMSHEIRTPMTAVLGYTDLLIEESWGRPGSIQLLDVIKRNGNYLLELINDILDLSKIESGNLTIETIQFSLLEKLKEIQSLMKVRAEHRGLHFKLTFDGTIPIQIQSDPTRLKQILINLIGNAIKFSPDGGKVLVETTFLNTATDNPLLEFKIHDTGIGMTAEQIAMLYQPFVQADSSTTRKFGGTGLGLAISKRLAEMLGGNLTCESVPGEGTVFTLTIGIGKPDPLKFHENPQLDFKQIPVIQRDPGLSDVDSETMITGTCSVLLAEDGVDNQRLISTLLKKEKAHVVLAENGDIAVRRTLDAAQQGKPFDVILMDMSMPVLDGYGATRKLRELGIKTPIIALTAHAMTGDRQKCMDAGCTDYATKPVNREKLRNIVLKHQCLTETEPVA
- a CDS encoding DTW domain-containing protein, translating into MTGSHPPTVIVVHPKERKSKCTVQPLRTHEEFVFWKYPRKEADSIQGYVRLGLEGPLISPADAGSGLLVLDGTWRLAEKMEPDYQELPVRSLPDWKTAYPRVSKQFEDPTTGLATIEAIYIAYYLMGLDTTGLLEGYYWADRFLELNRDQLT